GGCGGCGCGGATCGGCATGATCAACTACGCGGTGCCGCTCGAAAAGCTGGAAGACGCCGTCACCGATCTGGCCGAGCGCTTGATGAAGAAGAGCCCGGCGGTGCTGCGTGCGACCAAGCAGGCGATCCGCCATTGCCGGACCATGGACGTGGCGCAGTCCTACGAATACCTCGCGGCAAAAGGTCAGGCCATCAAGACCGCCGACAAGGAAGACTCCTACAACACCGGCCTGCGGCAGTTCCTGGACGAGAAGTCGTACAAGCCGACCTTCGAGCCTTTCAAGCTCGGCACGCTTCTGACCGACCAGAGGTCGGCCAAGAAGTAGCGGCTCGATTGCCGGCCACTGAAGAACCGTCGCGGCGCGCCGTCGCCGCGACGGAAAAACAAAAACGTGGCGTTTATGGGAGGAATTCGATGACGAAGGTGCTGTGGGCAGTCTTCGGAATCCTGGTGCTGGCGCTGTTGCCTCATGAGGCGAGCGCGCAGTTCTACAAAGGCAAGACGATCACCATGATCGTCAACTATCCGGCTGGCGGCCCGACGGACCTCGAGGGCCGGATCGTGGCGCAGCATCTGCCGTCGCATATCCCCGGCAATCCGACCATCGTGGTGAAGAATGTCGGCGGGGGCGGCGGCATCATCGGCAGCAACCAGCTCGGCGAAGCGCAGCCGAATGGCGATACGATCGGCTTCTTCACGCTGGACGTGCCCGGCCAGATCGTCGGCACATCTGCGATGCGCACGTTCTACTCGGACTTCGTGCTCATCGCGGGCGTCGAGAGCCCATTGGTGGTCTATGCGCGCAAAGACATCCCGCCGGGCATGAACACCGCCGCCGATATCATGAAGGCGACAGACTTCAAGGCGCTGTCGCTGAACGCGCAGAACAGCAACACCATGAACCTGACGCTTTCGCTTGACCTGCTTGGTCGCAAGTACCAGGCGGTTCCGGCGTATCGCGGCCTGAAGGAGGTCGAGACCGCGATCCTGCAGAACATCGGACAGGTGGCGAATTCGTCGCTGTCCGGCTGGGCCGGATCGATCGAGCCGACCATGGGCCATGTTGTCCTGCCGCTGTGGCAGCTTTCGCCGCGCAAGAATGGCGCCTATCCGCGCAGCAAGGCGCTGCCGAACATGCAGACATTCGAGGAGTTCTACGCGCAGGTGCAGCCGGGCAAATCTCTGGCTGGCAACAAGCTCTACGAGGCGTTGCGGACCGTCGCCGATCCGCAGCTCGCCATGTTCCGCGTCGTGCTGCTGCCGCCGAAAGCCGCCGACGAAGCCACCGCGATCATGCGGGCGGCCTTCGTCGATCTCTGGAAAGATCAGAAATTTCTGGCGGACTATTCCAAGGTGATCAAGACCGATCCTATTCTTGTGACTGGCAATGAAGGGCAGGCGGTGCTGACGGGTCTCGGAACCATCAGCGAAGACATGAAGCAGTTTATCGTCAGCTATACCAACAGCCTGACCAACCGATGATCTATGGTCTGCCTCCCGATCGACCAAGAGTGTGCTGCCATGATTGACGTCAGGAGACTGGGACACGCCACGCTGACGACGCCAGACCTGGGGCGTCAGGTGGAGTACTGGACGTCGGTGATGGGCCTGCAGCTCATTCACCGCGAGAAGGATCGGGCCTTCTTCGCGAGCAAGCTCGGGCAGGAGGCTCTGGCGCTCGAGCAGGGCACGGAATCATCGCTGATGCGCGTGTCGTTCCAGGTTCAGCCGGGCGCCGATCTCGCGGACATCGAACGCGCTCTCGGCCAGCAAGGCGTCAAAGCGGAACGCCGGAGCGACGTCAGCCCCGGCATCGGCGCGGCTGTCGTGTTCACCGACGCGAAGGGCACGCTGGTCGAGCTGTTCGAAGCCGAGAAATTCTTTCCAAAGGACACCTCCGACACCGGAATCGGCACTCTCAAACTCGGCCACGTCGCCTATCGCGTGACCGATGTTGCGAAGGTCACCGACTTCTACACCGGCACGCTCGGCTTTCGCGTGTCGGACTGGGTCGGCGATCATTTCTCGTTCCTGCGCTGCGGGCCGGACCACCACACGGTGAATTTCGTCCGCTACGAGTCGCCGCGGCTTCATCACATCGCCTTCGAGGTGAAGGACTGGGCCGAGGTTCAGCGCGGCTGCGAGATCTTGCAGAAGAACGGCATCCAGCTGGTCTGGGGGCCGCTGCGCCACATCGTCGGCCACAACGTCGCGGCCTATCATCGCAACAGTGACGATGTCCGGGTCGAGATCTACTGCGAAATGGACATCATGAAGGATGAAAAGCTCGGCTACTGGGAGCCCAGGCCCTGGCACGAGGAGGTGCCGCTGCGGCCGAAGAAGTGGCCGCAGGACACCATGAGGAGCGCCTGGGGTTTCGGCTCGTTTGGCACGTTCCCGGGCTATCCGTAATCGCGCGAATTCAGTTGCAGCAGTACGGCGGCGGCGGTGGCGGCGGCTTCGTCGTGCTGCCCGCCTGGGTGGTCTGCGACACGCCTTTGCCGCTGGTGCCGAAGATCGACGTATAACCCAGAGGATCGGTGCCCGGCGGCTCGGTCGGATACTGCACGACCGTGTATCGGTATCCGCTCGGCACCTGGCCGGGCCTTACGACATTGGCGACGCCGCCGGTCTGGTTCTGCTTGCTGTTGATCAGCCGGGCGATGAGCCTGAGCGTCGCGTCCGAGATCCGGACTGGCGTCGGGATCGGATCGTTGGCCGAGCCGATCACGGTGGCGAAACCCGAAGGCACAGTCACGGTGCTGACATTGTTGCTCAGCGTGATCTGGCCGAAATGCGCGATCACCAGTTCGCCCGTGAGGCCCGCAAGCGCCGGATCGCTCTGCGCGATGCTTCGCGGCAGAGGCAGCAGGAGCGTGACCATGCCGCCACGAATGCCCAGCGAGCCGATCGGCGTCCGGATGGTGGCGCCGGTGTTGTGGCTGATGTTGCCGCCGATGAAGCGCAGCACGCCGCGGCTCACGCTCGCGACCATCGTGCCGGACTTGGCACCTGGGTTGTAGACGAACTGATCGATGACAAGGTCGCTGTTGGCGCCGAGGTTGACGGCCGACTGATCGGGAAACTGAATCTGGGTCGAGCCGGATGCGGAGGTGCGCACGCGCTCCTTGACCACGATGTTTGTGCCGACGGTGAGCTTGCGTGCCGCGCCGCCCGGTGGAGTGCCGGTGGCGTCCTGATTGACGGCGCCGACCCGGCCGAAAGCCTCCGCATGGGCGGCGCTTGTCGACGCTGCAGCCAGCAAAAGAACACCAAGCAGTGCAGTGGTCAGCGAAGCTTCGAGACGGTTCACGAGGCGCCTCCCGTTGTGGTGCCACGGGAGCATCTCTATTCGGGTGCGGTCCTGTGCGAAGTGCGCGAAGTCACACGGCGCAACATGACGGGTTCCACCGTCAAAATCGCGCCGCAATGTGTCCAGGTTTACGACACCGGGACCGACGGGATATCCGCCGAATGGAGGAGTCGCCGGCTTGGCGGCTACGAGGCCGCCTGCCGCCGCATGACGCCGGGCCGCTCGAGGCCGAGATGCGAGCGCAGCGTCGTGCCGGAGTATTCGGTCCGGTACAGCCCGCGACGTTGCAGTTCCGGCACGACACGATCGACGAAATCGTCGAACGCACCGGGGAAATAGGCCGGCATGATCACGAAGCCGTCGGCAAGGCCGCTCGTGAACCATTCCTCCAACGTGTCGGCGATGCGCTTCGGCGTGCCGTAGATCACCCAGTGGCCGCGGGCGGCGGCCGTCACGTTGTAGAGATCGCGCAGCGTCATCTTCTCGCGGCGGGCCATGTCCAGCAACGCTCGCGAGAAGGCCTGGCCGCCTTCGGTCTGCGGAAAGTCCGGCACCGGCCCGTCGAGCGGATAGCCGGAGATGTCGTGGCCGAGCCGCGCCGAGACCAGCGCCAGCGCATTCGTCGGTGTGAGCCAGCTTTGCAGCTTGGCGAGCTGCTCTTTGGCCTGCTCGTCGGTGTCGGCGATGATCGGCATGACGCCCGGCAGGATCGGCAGTTCATGCGGGTCACGGCCGTGCTTCACCACGCGCTGCTTCAGGCTGTCATAGGCGGTCTTGGC
The Rhodoplanes sp. Z2-YC6860 genome window above contains:
- a CDS encoding VOC family protein, producing the protein MIDVRRLGHATLTTPDLGRQVEYWTSVMGLQLIHREKDRAFFASKLGQEALALEQGTESSLMRVSFQVQPGADLADIERALGQQGVKAERRSDVSPGIGAAVVFTDAKGTLVELFEAEKFFPKDTSDTGIGTLKLGHVAYRVTDVAKVTDFYTGTLGFRVSDWVGDHFSFLRCGPDHHTVNFVRYESPRLHHIAFEVKDWAEVQRGCEILQKNGIQLVWGPLRHIVGHNVAAYHRNSDDVRVEIYCEMDIMKDEKLGYWEPRPWHEEVPLRPKKWPQDTMRSAWGFGSFGTFPGYP
- a CDS encoding FecR family protein, whose protein sequence is MNRLEASLTTALLGVLLLAAASTSAAHAEAFGRVGAVNQDATGTPPGGAARKLTVGTNIVVKERVRTSASGSTQIQFPDQSAVNLGANSDLVIDQFVYNPGAKSGTMVASVSRGVLRFIGGNISHNTGATIRTPIGSLGIRGGMVTLLLPLPRSIAQSDPALAGLTGELVIAHFGQITLSNNVSTVTVPSGFATVIGSANDPIPTPVRISDATLRLIARLINSKQNQTGGVANVVRPGQVPSGYRYTVVQYPTEPPGTDPLGYTSIFGTSGKGVSQTTQAGSTTKPPPPPPPYCCN